A single region of the Nocardioides aurantiacus genome encodes:
- a CDS encoding HAD-IIA family hydrolase gives MSLLGACETPLREAYDVAVLDLDGVVYRGRDAVAGAPEALNAAQSAGMHLAFVTNNASRPPATVGEHLRSLGVEARDEDVVNSAQAAARLLAAQLEPGSKVFLIGGEGLELALRERDLVPVSTVGEEPVAVVQGYGPDLPWKQVMAGATLVHDGLPWVVSNTDMTIPTASGVAPGNGALVRLIADFADREPEVAGKPQRALFEETLDRVGGERPLVVGDRLDTDIEGGVAIGWDTLLVLTGVTGLEELVAADPSCRPTYVAPDLATLAEPQPEVTHEGDAAAVGGWTARVVDGALQVQGDGATADWWRAVAEAAWTHLDAEGQPVATDGVRPPE, from the coding sequence GTGAGCCTGCTCGGTGCCTGCGAGACCCCGTTGCGGGAGGCCTACGACGTGGCGGTGCTCGACCTCGACGGGGTCGTCTACCGCGGTCGTGACGCCGTCGCCGGTGCGCCGGAGGCGCTCAACGCGGCGCAGTCCGCCGGCATGCACCTCGCCTTCGTCACCAACAACGCCTCGCGCCCGCCGGCCACGGTGGGGGAGCACCTGCGCTCGCTCGGGGTGGAGGCCCGCGACGAGGACGTCGTCAACAGCGCCCAGGCCGCCGCACGGCTGCTCGCGGCCCAGCTCGAGCCCGGCAGCAAGGTGTTCCTGATCGGCGGCGAGGGCCTCGAGCTCGCGCTGCGGGAGCGTGACCTGGTGCCGGTCTCGACGGTCGGCGAGGAGCCGGTGGCCGTCGTGCAGGGCTACGGGCCCGACCTGCCCTGGAAGCAGGTCATGGCCGGCGCCACGCTGGTCCACGACGGGCTGCCCTGGGTCGTCAGCAACACCGACATGACGATCCCCACGGCGTCGGGCGTCGCGCCGGGCAACGGGGCGCTGGTCCGGCTGATCGCGGACTTCGCCGACCGGGAGCCCGAGGTCGCGGGCAAGCCGCAGCGGGCCCTGTTCGAGGAGACCCTCGACCGGGTGGGCGGGGAGCGGCCCCTGGTGGTCGGTGACCGGCTCGACACCGACATCGAGGGCGGGGTCGCCATCGGGTGGGACACCCTGCTGGTGCTCACCGGCGTCACCGGGCTCGAGGAGCTGGTGGCGGCCGACCCGAGCTGTCGTCCGACGTACGTCGCACCGGACCTGGCCACGCTGGCCGAGCCGCAGCCCGAGGTGACCCACGAGGGCGACGCCGCGGCGGTGGGCGGCTGGACCGCTCGTGTCGTCGACGGGGCGCTGCAGGTCCAGGGCGACGGGGCGACGGCCGACTGGTGGCGCGCGGTCGCCGAGGCGGCGTGGACCCATCTCGACGCCGAGGGCCAGCCTGTCGCGACCGACGGCGTCCGTCCGCCCGAGTAG
- a CDS encoding tetratricopeptide repeat protein, with protein MPQDRSPRGPRAGGSSSSRGGGEGRPSRGRPDSGPRGDSKPRGDGKPRSSDGKPRGGADSRGGPPAGRGPRRSGDSSREFSRPRRDDRRDDRRRSDEDRSETQAKYDGPPIPEEITGRELDRSIAAQLKSLPDKLALRVSRHLVAAGELIETEPRTAYEHTLAARARASRLAVVREAVGEAAYAAGEYAEALAELKAAKRMNGAQDYVAIIADCERALGRPDRALAVVKNAPKDKLAPALLAELTIVEAGARRDRGELDAALRTLELSPLMSKARDTWVARLRYAYADALVAAERPQDALTWFHRADAVDAERATDAAARATEVERSLEG; from the coding sequence GTGCCCCAAGACCGTTCCCCCCGAGGCCCCCGCGCAGGTGGGAGCAGCAGCTCCCGAGGTGGCGGTGAGGGTCGGCCCTCCCGCGGGCGCCCCGACAGCGGGCCCCGTGGCGACTCCAAGCCCCGTGGCGACGGCAAGCCCCGCAGCAGCGACGGCAAGCCCCGCGGGGGTGCGGACAGCCGTGGCGGTCCTCCCGCCGGCCGCGGTCCGCGGCGCAGCGGCGACAGCAGCCGCGAGTTCAGTCGGCCCCGCCGGGACGACCGTCGGGACGACCGTCGGAGGTCCGACGAGGACCGGTCGGAGACCCAGGCGAAGTACGACGGCCCGCCCATCCCCGAGGAGATCACCGGTCGCGAGCTCGACCGCAGCATCGCCGCGCAGCTGAAGTCGCTGCCGGACAAGCTGGCGCTGCGCGTGTCCCGCCACCTGGTGGCCGCGGGCGAGCTGATCGAGACCGAGCCGCGGACGGCGTACGAGCACACGCTCGCCGCCCGTGCGCGCGCCAGCCGGTTGGCCGTGGTGCGCGAGGCCGTCGGCGAGGCGGCCTACGCCGCGGGCGAGTACGCCGAGGCGCTCGCCGAGCTGAAGGCCGCGAAGCGGATGAACGGTGCTCAGGACTACGTCGCCATCATCGCCGACTGCGAGCGCGCCCTCGGTCGGCCCGACCGGGCGCTGGCCGTGGTGAAGAACGCACCCAAGGACAAGCTCGCGCCGGCACTGCTGGCCGAGCTGACGATCGTGGAGGCCGGTGCCCGTCGTGACCGGGGCGAGCTGGACGCCGCGCTGCGGACGCTGGAGCTGTCCCCGCTGATGTCCAAGGCGCGCGACACGTGGGTGGCGCGACTGCGCTACGCCTACGCCGATGCGCTCGTGGCGGCCGAGCGGCCGCAGGACGCACTGACCTGGTTCCACCGCGCCGACGCCGTCGACGCCGAGCGGGCCACCGACGCCGCGGCACGGGCCACCGAGGTGGAGAGGTCGCTGGAGGGGTGA